Proteins encoded within one genomic window of Arachis ipaensis cultivar K30076 chromosome B08, Araip1.1, whole genome shotgun sequence:
- the LOC107612760 gene encoding transcription factor TGA9 isoform X2, whose amino-acid sequence MGSQRIIGGGLGLSEAGPSTHHHHHVPSYGVLHGINSANPSTLINEGHAFNFGELEEAIVLQGVKARNDEGKAPLFTTAPRPAATLEMFPSWPIRFHQTSRGGSKSGGESTDSALSTKTEPPLEAESPMSKKATTPSSLDHQHHLQHDHHDASRIVGPSSSSQNQSQAKSPHEKTLRRLAQNREAARKSRLRKKAYVQQLESSRLKLTQLEQDLQRARSQGLFMDCGGVGGNLSSGGAMFDMEYGRWLEEEQRLMGELRNGVQAAVSEGEMRGIVDGYLSHYDELFRLKSVAAKSDVFHLINGMWTSQAERCFLWIGGFKPSDLITMLIQQLEPLAEQQIMGMYGLRHSSQQAEDALSQGLDQLQQSLVDTIAGGPIVDGVQQMVVAMGKLANLEGFVRQADNLRQQTLHQLCRLLTVRQAARCFIVIGEYYGRLRALSSLWASRPRETLMSDDNSCQTTTDLQMVHPSHHQNHFPSF is encoded by the exons ATGGGGAGCCAGAGAATAATAGGAGGAGGACTTGGTTTATCTGAGGCAGGGCCTTCAACTCACCACCATCACCATGTCCCTTCTTATGGTGTTCTTCATGGAATTAATTCTGCTAATCCATCAACCTTAAT TAATGAAGGACATGCTTTTAACTTTGGAGAGTTGGAAGAGGCAATAGTGCTGCAAGGAGTAAAGGCAAGAAATGATGAAGGCAAAGCAC CTTTATTCACAACAGCACCCAGACCTGCAGCTACACTAGAAATGTTCCCTTCATGGCCAATCAGATTTCACCAAACCTCAAGG GGAGGTTCAAAATCAGGAGGAGAAAGCACTGATTCAGCACTTTCAACAAAAACTGAGCCACCCTTGGAAGCAGAATCTCCAATGAGTAAAAAGGCAACAACACCTTCTTCTTTAGATCATCAGCACCACCTTCAACATGATCATCATGATGCCTCAAGAATAGTAGGCCCTTCTTCATCATCACAGAATCAATCACAAGCCAAATCACCTCATGAAAAG ACATTGAGACGTTTGGCTCAAAACAGAGAGGCAGCAAGAAAAAGCCGTCTAAGGAAAAAG GCTTATGTGCAGCAATTAGAGTCAAGTAGATTAAAGCTTACACAACTTGAACAAGACCTTCAAAGGGCTCGTTCTCAG GGACTATTCATGGATTGTGGTGGTGTTGGAGGCAATCTAAGCTCTG GAGGTGCGATGTTTGACATGGAATACGGAAGGTGGTTGGAGGAAGAGCAGCGGCTGATGGGGGAGCTCCGGAACGGGGTGCAGGCGGCGGTGTCGGAGGGGGAAATGAGAGGGATAGTGGATGGATATTTGTCACATTACGATGAGCTGTTCAGGCTGAAGAGTGTCGCAGCTAAATCAGATGTTTTCCATCTCATCAATGGCATGTGGACCTCCCAAGCTGAACGCTGCTTCCTCTGGATCGGTGGTTTCAAGCCCTCCGACCTCATCACG ATGTTGATACAACAGTTGGAGCCACTGGCGGAGCAACAGATAATGGGAATGTATGGCCTGCGCCATTCCTCACAGCAAGCGGAGGACGCTCTCTCTCAAGGCCTTGACCAGCTCCAGCAGTCTCTCGTCGACACCATCGCCGGCGGCCCCATTGTCGACGGCGTCCAACAGATGGTTGTTGCCATGGGCAAGCTTGCCAATCTTGAAGGCTTTGTTCGCCAG GCTGATAATTTGAGACAGCAAACACTTCATCAATTATGTCGATTACTAACAGTTCGTCAAGCAGCACGGTGTTTTATTGTCATTGGAGAATATTATGGACGCCTTCGCGCCCTTAGTTCTCTTTGGGCATCAAGGCCACGAGA GACGTTGATGAGCGATGATAACTCATGCCAAACAACCACTGACTTGCAAATGGTGCATCCTTCTCATCATCAGAATCACTTCCCCAGCTTCTAA
- the LOC107612760 gene encoding transcription factor TGA9 isoform X3 gives MAENDPFCYPYHIDYCMPQEKWSKGLDQHSETLPRNSRKGAGSTSEKPLDAKTLRRLAQNREAARKSRLRKKAYVQQLESSRLKLTQLEQDLQRARSQGLFMDCGGVGGNLSSGGAMFDMEYGRWLEEEQRLMGELRNGVQAAVSEGEMRGIVDGYLSHYDELFRLKSVAAKSDVFHLINGMWTSQAERCFLWIGGFKPSDLITMLIQQLEPLAEQQIMGMYGLRHSSQQAEDALSQGLDQLQQSLVDTIAGGPIVDGVQQMVVAMGKLANLEGFVRQADNLRQQTLHQLCRLLTVRQAARCFIVIGEYYGRLRALSSLWASRPRETLMSDDNSCQTTTDLQMVHPSHHQNHFPSF, from the exons ATGGCTGAAAATGATCCCTTTTGCTACCCTTATCATATTGATTATTGCATGCCTCAAGAGAAATGGTCTAAGGGACTTGATCAGCATTCAGAAACTCTTCCTAGAAATTCT AGGAAGGGAGCTGGTTCCACATCAGAGAAACCACTTGATGCAAAG ACATTGAGACGTTTGGCTCAAAACAGAGAGGCAGCAAGAAAAAGCCGTCTAAGGAAAAAG GCTTATGTGCAGCAATTAGAGTCAAGTAGATTAAAGCTTACACAACTTGAACAAGACCTTCAAAGGGCTCGTTCTCAG GGACTATTCATGGATTGTGGTGGTGTTGGAGGCAATCTAAGCTCTG GAGGTGCGATGTTTGACATGGAATACGGAAGGTGGTTGGAGGAAGAGCAGCGGCTGATGGGGGAGCTCCGGAACGGGGTGCAGGCGGCGGTGTCGGAGGGGGAAATGAGAGGGATAGTGGATGGATATTTGTCACATTACGATGAGCTGTTCAGGCTGAAGAGTGTCGCAGCTAAATCAGATGTTTTCCATCTCATCAATGGCATGTGGACCTCCCAAGCTGAACGCTGCTTCCTCTGGATCGGTGGTTTCAAGCCCTCCGACCTCATCACG ATGTTGATACAACAGTTGGAGCCACTGGCGGAGCAACAGATAATGGGAATGTATGGCCTGCGCCATTCCTCACAGCAAGCGGAGGACGCTCTCTCTCAAGGCCTTGACCAGCTCCAGCAGTCTCTCGTCGACACCATCGCCGGCGGCCCCATTGTCGACGGCGTCCAACAGATGGTTGTTGCCATGGGCAAGCTTGCCAATCTTGAAGGCTTTGTTCGCCAG GCTGATAATTTGAGACAGCAAACACTTCATCAATTATGTCGATTACTAACAGTTCGTCAAGCAGCACGGTGTTTTATTGTCATTGGAGAATATTATGGACGCCTTCGCGCCCTTAGTTCTCTTTGGGCATCAAGGCCACGAGA GACGTTGATGAGCGATGATAACTCATGCCAAACAACCACTGACTTGCAAATGGTGCATCCTTCTCATCATCAGAATCACTTCCCCAGCTTCTAA
- the LOC107612760 gene encoding transcription factor TGA9 isoform X1, which yields MGSQRIIGGGLGLSEAGPSTHHHHHVPSYGVLHGINSANPSTLINEGHAFNFGELEEAIVLQGVKARNDEGKAPLFTTAPRPAATLEMFPSWPIRFHQTSRGGSKSGGESTDSALSTKTEPPLEAESPMSKKATTPSSLDHQHHLQHDHHDASRIVGPSSSSQNQSQAKSPHEKRKGAGSTSEKPLDAKTLRRLAQNREAARKSRLRKKAYVQQLESSRLKLTQLEQDLQRARSQGLFMDCGGVGGNLSSGGAMFDMEYGRWLEEEQRLMGELRNGVQAAVSEGEMRGIVDGYLSHYDELFRLKSVAAKSDVFHLINGMWTSQAERCFLWIGGFKPSDLITMLIQQLEPLAEQQIMGMYGLRHSSQQAEDALSQGLDQLQQSLVDTIAGGPIVDGVQQMVVAMGKLANLEGFVRQADNLRQQTLHQLCRLLTVRQAARCFIVIGEYYGRLRALSSLWASRPRETLMSDDNSCQTTTDLQMVHPSHHQNHFPSF from the exons ATGGGGAGCCAGAGAATAATAGGAGGAGGACTTGGTTTATCTGAGGCAGGGCCTTCAACTCACCACCATCACCATGTCCCTTCTTATGGTGTTCTTCATGGAATTAATTCTGCTAATCCATCAACCTTAAT TAATGAAGGACATGCTTTTAACTTTGGAGAGTTGGAAGAGGCAATAGTGCTGCAAGGAGTAAAGGCAAGAAATGATGAAGGCAAAGCAC CTTTATTCACAACAGCACCCAGACCTGCAGCTACACTAGAAATGTTCCCTTCATGGCCAATCAGATTTCACCAAACCTCAAGG GGAGGTTCAAAATCAGGAGGAGAAAGCACTGATTCAGCACTTTCAACAAAAACTGAGCCACCCTTGGAAGCAGAATCTCCAATGAGTAAAAAGGCAACAACACCTTCTTCTTTAGATCATCAGCACCACCTTCAACATGATCATCATGATGCCTCAAGAATAGTAGGCCCTTCTTCATCATCACAGAATCAATCACAAGCCAAATCACCTCATGAAAAG AGGAAGGGAGCTGGTTCCACATCAGAGAAACCACTTGATGCAAAG ACATTGAGACGTTTGGCTCAAAACAGAGAGGCAGCAAGAAAAAGCCGTCTAAGGAAAAAG GCTTATGTGCAGCAATTAGAGTCAAGTAGATTAAAGCTTACACAACTTGAACAAGACCTTCAAAGGGCTCGTTCTCAG GGACTATTCATGGATTGTGGTGGTGTTGGAGGCAATCTAAGCTCTG GAGGTGCGATGTTTGACATGGAATACGGAAGGTGGTTGGAGGAAGAGCAGCGGCTGATGGGGGAGCTCCGGAACGGGGTGCAGGCGGCGGTGTCGGAGGGGGAAATGAGAGGGATAGTGGATGGATATTTGTCACATTACGATGAGCTGTTCAGGCTGAAGAGTGTCGCAGCTAAATCAGATGTTTTCCATCTCATCAATGGCATGTGGACCTCCCAAGCTGAACGCTGCTTCCTCTGGATCGGTGGTTTCAAGCCCTCCGACCTCATCACG ATGTTGATACAACAGTTGGAGCCACTGGCGGAGCAACAGATAATGGGAATGTATGGCCTGCGCCATTCCTCACAGCAAGCGGAGGACGCTCTCTCTCAAGGCCTTGACCAGCTCCAGCAGTCTCTCGTCGACACCATCGCCGGCGGCCCCATTGTCGACGGCGTCCAACAGATGGTTGTTGCCATGGGCAAGCTTGCCAATCTTGAAGGCTTTGTTCGCCAG GCTGATAATTTGAGACAGCAAACACTTCATCAATTATGTCGATTACTAACAGTTCGTCAAGCAGCACGGTGTTTTATTGTCATTGGAGAATATTATGGACGCCTTCGCGCCCTTAGTTCTCTTTGGGCATCAAGGCCACGAGA GACGTTGATGAGCGATGATAACTCATGCCAAACAACCACTGACTTGCAAATGGTGCATCCTTCTCATCATCAGAATCACTTCCCCAGCTTCTAA
- the LOC107611960 gene encoding ABSCISIC ACID-INSENSITIVE 5-like protein 1, with amino-acid sequence MQQTTMAVSGTKTISHETLTQELLQSEAAEPVSKQNSILSLTLDEIQCKSGKSFGSMSMDEFLASIWSSEDNNNNNNNNTNQTLHDEQASQHIMKSAGTKTEQQQQGSFCVIPSPICKKTVEEVWSEIHKDQEPQQRDESNNIGMNEALRKQQTLGEMTLEDFLIKAGVVQESKLTSKSRVATTTIMPLVFQNHVSNIASSNRPMDPSYAVRSPMGVGFPSQQNLGNHGTNNNGLGTYPILLQNNNSSTRLLDSSVGSSRKRVIDGPPEVVVERRQRRMLKNRESAARSRARRQAYTVELEAELNVLKEENENLKQILDEAELKRKQEISQRKHTTKAQKRTEKLREIRRTISAAW; translated from the exons ATGCAACAAACAACAATGGCAGTTTCTGGAACAAAAACCATTTCTCATGAAACCCTTACACAAGAATTGTTACAATCAGAAGCAGCAGAACCAGTGAGCAAGCAGAACTCAATCCTCTCACTCACACTTGATGAGATCCAATGCAAGAGTGGTAAGAGCTTTGGATCCATGAGCATGGATGAATTCTTAGCCAGCATTTGGAGCTCtgaggacaacaacaacaacaacaacaacaacacaaaTCAAACCCTTCATGATGAACAAGCTTCTCAACACATCATGAAAAGTGCTGGAACAAAaacagaacaacaacaacaaggttCATTCTGTGTCATCCCATCTCCAATTTGCAAGAAAACTGTGGAGGAAGTTTGGTCTGAGATCCACAAAGACCAAGAACCACAACAAAGGGATGAATCTAACAACATTGGAATGAATGAGGCACTTAGAAAGCAACAAACACTTGGGGAAATGACATTGGAGGATTTTCTAATTAAAGCTGGTGTTGTACAAGAATCAAAATTAACATCAAAATCAAGAGTTGCTACTACAACAATAATGCCTTTAGTATTTCAGAATCATGTTAGCAACATTGCAAGTAGTAATAGACCAATGGATCCAAGTTATGCAGTGAGGTCTCCTATGGGAGTAGGATTCCCTAGCCAACAAAATCTTGGGAACCATGGGACTAATAACAATGGACTTGGAACATATCCAATTTTGTTACAGAATAATAATAGCTCCACAAGGCTTCTGGACTCGAGCGTGGGCAGCAGCAGGAAGAGGGTAATTGATGGTCCTCCAGAAGTGGTGGTAGAGCGAAGGCAGCGCAGAATGTTGAAGAATCGAGAATCTGCTGCAAGATCACGGGCGAGAAGACAG GCATATACGGTTGAGCTAGAAGCAGAGCTGAATGTGCTAAAGGAAGAGAATGAGAATCTAAAACAAATTCTG GATGAAGCAGAGCTCAAGAGGAAACAAGAG ATTTCACAGAGGAAGCACACAACAAAGGCACAAAAGAGGACAGAAAAATTGAGGGAAATAAGAAGGACTATTAGTGCAGCTTGGTGA